The Bacteroidota bacterium genome contains a region encoding:
- a CDS encoding class I SAM-dependent methyltransferase, giving the protein MKCSVCGNTEFGETLSVKEMMYGKDDFFTYKSCLTCDSLIIEKIPENLASYYPNDYYSFTISRALQRFGAVKSWLIKVRDLNFYKVKSSLIGKWLIAVFPLTETEIQFKAYQFAFKQWAKNAKSKLLDVGSGNGNIVRYMQSVGFKGITGIDPFIEKDIYLDAVPVILKKDIFEWNEPVDAVMMNHSFEHMLRPKEIIEKIASILKPGGECMIRVPVRGGGFDRYKEHWLCFDAPRHLFLTTEKGIRELIKGTALEFVKVEYETPPYYAIGSELIKKGYSFTRMEDAEKLLSKEEIENAKQFTDTINKENKGDAAAYYLRKKA; this is encoded by the coding sequence ATGAAGTGCAGCGTTTGTGGGAATACTGAATTTGGCGAAACACTTTCTGTGAAGGAAATGATGTATGGGAAAGATGATTTTTTTACCTACAAAAGTTGCCTTACTTGCGATTCCCTCATTATTGAAAAAATTCCCGAAAATTTAGCTAGTTATTATCCTAACGATTATTATTCATTCACTATAAGTCGCGCCCTGCAGCGCTTTGGAGCAGTTAAGAGTTGGTTAATTAAAGTGCGCGATTTAAATTTTTATAAGGTAAAATCTTCCCTAATTGGAAAATGGTTAATTGCTGTTTTTCCCTTAACTGAAACCGAAATTCAATTTAAAGCCTATCAGTTTGCCTTCAAACAATGGGCAAAAAATGCAAAGAGTAAATTATTGGATGTAGGCAGTGGTAATGGTAATATCGTAAGGTATATGCAATCGGTTGGTTTTAAAGGTATCACAGGTATTGATCCCTTTATAGAGAAGGATATTTATTTGGATGCTGTTCCGGTTATTTTAAAAAAAGATATTTTTGAGTGGAATGAGCCGGTAGATGCAGTGATGATGAACCATTCTTTTGAACACATGTTGCGTCCAAAAGAAATCATCGAAAAAATTGCAAGCATACTAAAGCCAGGCGGTGAATGCATGATACGAGTGCCGGTGCGCGGTGGTGGGTTTGATCGATACAAAGAACATTGGCTTTGTTTTGATGCACCTCGGCACCTCTTTTTAACGACCGAAAAAGGAATTCGTGAATTGATAAAAGGTACTGCCTTGGAATTTGTAAAAGTGGAATATGAAACCCCTCCGTATTACGCCATTGGAAGCGAGTTGATAAAAAAAGGCTATAGCTTTACGCGCATGGAGGATGCAGAAAAATTGCTTTCGAAGGAGGAAATTGAAAATGCGAAGCAATTTACCGATACCATAAACAAAGAAAACAAGGGCGATGCAGCTGCCTATTATTTGAGAAAAAAAGCTTAG
- a CDS encoding class I SAM-dependent methyltransferase gives MNSEIEQLREEIFCTQLESRIFAAYVNYGKLERWMPGFSDPTTEDSHIKRYQFATQFTTQKKVLDMASGCGKGSHYIATEGKALSVDGIDLDPEAIRYATHRFPASNLNFNVGDATAFVKENKYEVIISFETIEHLPQIKTYLQNINRSLSQDGIFLVSTPISAVELDAAPKNPYHVQEWGFERFQAEVAEYLTIKTIYVQLYPLQNTSLLFRIASKLKSVMGIPRLAVSKFSTISAYEKQSKNYFESEFGKRQKGYQILVCTKK, from the coding sequence ATGAATAGTGAAATAGAACAATTAAGAGAAGAAATTTTTTGTACCCAGCTCGAATCGAGGATTTTTGCTGCCTATGTGAATTATGGTAAACTGGAACGCTGGATGCCCGGATTTTCGGACCCAACTACAGAGGATAGTCATATTAAACGCTATCAATTTGCAACGCAATTTACTACCCAAAAAAAAGTGCTTGACATGGCATCGGGCTGTGGCAAAGGCTCGCATTACATTGCCACCGAAGGAAAAGCCCTTTCGGTGGATGGAATTGATTTGGATCCTGAAGCCATTCGTTATGCGACACATCGCTTCCCTGCAAGCAATTTAAATTTTAATGTGGGAGATGCCACTGCATTTGTGAAAGAAAATAAGTACGAGGTTATCATCAGTTTTGAAACCATCGAACATTTACCACAGATAAAAACCTATTTGCAAAACATTAATCGTTCACTTAGCCAAGATGGTATTTTTCTTGTGTCCACTCCAATTTCTGCTGTTGAGTTAGATGCAGCTCCTAAAAACCCTTATCATGTGCAAGAATGGGGATTTGAGCGCTTTCAAGCGGAAGTTGCCGAGTACTTAACAATTAAAACCATTTACGTACAATTGTATCCCTTGCAAAATACTTCATTGCTATTTAGAATTGCTTCAAAACTAAAATCCGTAATGGGAATTCCACGACTTGCTGTTTCTAAATTTTCAACTATTTCAGCGTATGAAAAGCAATCGAAAAATTATTTCGAATCCGAATTTGGTAAGCGTCAAAAAGGCTATCAAATTTTAGTGTGCACTAAAAAGTAA
- a CDS encoding glycosyltransferase family 2 protein: MVSIILVNYNTYAYTEKCISSIYEHTRNTAFEIIVVSNGCSDRNIKELLDTHPLIQLIENSENLGFAKANNIGIKAAGGKHVLLLNSDTELKNNAVNIAQNCLNDHPDIGVVSAQLQYPDGKLQHCCQSFPSIMGELLETTRLYKLFDRDKIARRYLNAFLNLKENTYCDWVWGTFFMFRYDDLELLEQKKLSERFFMYGEDMEWCYQFMQIGLKAYYCADAKVVHHLGKSDFGSNSKKFETIIRNEVQFITAYKGARYAFAVRMLRSFKFLLQSIKDKSCFQFAVLYANTK, encoded by the coding sequence ATGGTTTCTATTATCCTTGTCAATTATAATACTTACGCGTATACTGAAAAGTGTATTTCGTCGATATACGAGCATACACGCAATACCGCGTTTGAAATTATTGTTGTAAGTAATGGATGCAGCGACCGAAATATTAAAGAACTGTTAGACACGCACCCACTTATTCAACTCATTGAAAACAGCGAGAATCTTGGCTTCGCAAAAGCAAATAACATAGGAATTAAGGCTGCTGGAGGCAAGCATGTATTGTTATTGAACAGTGACACAGAATTAAAAAACAATGCGGTAAATATTGCTCAAAACTGTCTAAATGATCATCCTGATATAGGTGTAGTGAGCGCGCAATTGCAGTACCCCGATGGAAAGCTTCAGCATTGTTGTCAGAGTTTTCCTTCCATCATGGGCGAACTGCTTGAAACAACTCGCTTGTATAAATTATTTGACCGAGATAAAATTGCACGACGGTATTTAAATGCATTTTTAAACTTAAAGGAAAACACTTATTGTGATTGGGTTTGGGGAACATTCTTTATGTTTCGATACGATGATTTAGAATTGCTGGAACAAAAAAAATTGAGTGAACGATTCTTCATGTATGGCGAAGACATGGAATGGTGCTATCAATTTATGCAAATTGGCTTAAAGGCTTACTATTGTGCCGATGCAAAAGTAGTACACCACTTAGGTAAAAGTGATTTTGGGTCAAACTCCAAAAAATTTGAAACCATAATTCGCAATGAAGTGCAATTCATTACAGCTTATAAAGGTGCACGCTATGCCTTTGCAGTGAGAATGCTACGTAGTTTTAAATTTTTACTACAATCGATAAAAGATAAATCCTGCTTCCAGTTTGCAGTATTATACGCTAACACAAAATGA
- a CDS encoding glycosyltransferase gives MNEALITIIIPTKDRPAVFNRTIAAALAAAEKANAEIIVVNDSKTAEPILPENDGRIRLVNNPKSGVAAARNLGESLARTPLLLFVDDDIVFEATHLEYTLNFLKQQPNNCLNLNWEYPPELIAACQKTAFGRFMIANQLVSLKGWRRGEPWFDELFEVPSGASCFLGITRSNFLRCEGYNEAFPHSGFEDFEFNSRMKKNGIKIFIEPNQTVLHNEVDKLDLRVWLKRNYHGANTIRIGFDMGYTQFENKTRGLKKFAYTILSPLEPFIFRAVNLIPNTKMFDGISFKGIHLLLGINIFKGYFRK, from the coding sequence ATGAACGAAGCACTCATCACTATAATAATTCCAACAAAAGACAGGCCTGCTGTATTTAACCGAACCATAGCTGCTGCGCTTGCTGCCGCTGAAAAAGCAAATGCCGAAATTATTGTAGTAAACGATTCAAAAACAGCAGAACCTATACTTCCTGAAAATGACGGTAGAATCCGTTTGGTAAACAATCCCAAGAGTGGTGTTGCTGCCGCCCGAAATTTAGGCGAATCCTTGGCAAGAACACCACTCCTACTATTTGTAGATGATGATATTGTTTTTGAGGCAACGCATTTGGAGTACACATTAAACTTCTTAAAACAACAGCCCAATAATTGTTTAAATCTGAATTGGGAATATCCACCCGAATTGATTGCAGCCTGCCAAAAAACTGCATTTGGAAGATTTATGATTGCGAACCAATTGGTAAGTTTAAAAGGCTGGAGAAGAGGTGAACCTTGGTTTGATGAGTTGTTTGAAGTCCCTTCGGGTGCAAGTTGTTTTTTAGGAATTACCCGTTCCAATTTTTTACGCTGTGAAGGCTACAACGAAGCTTTTCCACATTCGGGTTTTGAGGATTTTGAGTTTAATTCGAGGATGAAAAAAAATGGCATCAAAATATTTATAGAACCCAATCAAACTGTGCTTCATAACGAAGTGGATAAATTAGATTTGCGTGTTTGGTTAAAGCGAAACTACCATGGTGCTAACACCATAAGAATTGGATTTGACATGGGATACACGCAGTTTGAAAATAAAACCCGAGGGTTGAAAAAATTCGCATATACCATACTTTCGCCTCTTGAACCCTTTATATTTAGGGCAGTTAATTTAATACCCAATACCAAAATGTTTGATGGTATTAGCTTTAAAGGAATTCATTTACTTTTGGGAATCAATATTTTTAAAGGATATTTTCGAAAATAA